Below is a genomic region from Flammeovirgaceae bacterium SG7u.111.
TGAAATCAAAAATTGAAAACCAATATTCTCAAGAACATGAAATCGAAGCATATAAAAAATTCCTTGCCTAAAGCTTTTATAGCGCTTGTTTTACTAGCTTTTTGTGCTTGTTCCGATAAAAAAGAGTCTGTACAAAACGAAGAGCAAGTCGAGCAATTAGCCACTCCGGATGCCGCTCCTGTCAGTTCTGTTAAGGAGTTTTACATTAGTAATAAGGAGAATATTTCTCTAGCAGTTGTTACGGTTGATGGCCCAAGTTTGAACATCAACGTAGGAGGGGAAATGTTGTTTGGCGACCTAAAAGGGGAAAAAAGGAAGTATTACGATCAGCAGAACCAACTCGTCTATTCGGTGAAGCACAAAGCTGGGGAGTCTTTTAAACTGCGGGACAAGGACGAAAAGTTGCTTTGGAAAGTGAAGGTTGCGGGTGATAAAGTTAAAATAGCCAACAACGAGGAAATGACGAATCCTTACCAAATAAATGTGTACGAAGAGGGAAGGGTGAAATTGAAATTGGGAGAGGAAGATCGGGGCAGTATTCGGTACGAAAAAGGTGCTGCTATGATGGAAGTGAACGGAACATATTTCTTAAGAAATTTCACGGGTTCTCATGCTCCGGGTGTGTTGATGATTTCCGAGATGGATGAAACGGAGAAGTTCGTGATTTGCGCTGAGCTAGCAAAGTTGGGGAAATGATCGCTTTTTATGGGTTTGGCGGAGGTTTCGGTCACTTAACTAGAATAAGGACATTTATCGATACCTATAAAATTACCAGCCCCGTCCTTATCCTTACAAATAATCCGGCTGCTTTCAGGTTATTCAAGCAAGCAGAAATAGCCTTTCTACCTTCTCACTTACCTTTTGAGAAGGCTTCCTTGCGATGGCTAGTAGAAAAAGTGCTAGCCGAAAACGAGCTTGAAGCATTTTACATAGACGTATTTCCCTGCGGTTTTTTAGGGGAACTTTCCAACGAGTTTTTTAGGGAAATTCCCGTTCACCTGCTGTGCAGAAGGTTGAAGTGGAATAAATATGCACCGCAAGTTACGAATGCTCCGCTTGCTATTAGCAAAGCCTATATTTTTGAAGAATTGGAGAACGAACACCAGCAGTTCATTGCGGAAAACTCCTCTCATTTGCTAAATGCATCCCTTCATTTCCCCTCGCCAGCGAACAAGCCAAGTGCCGTGGAAAAACTCAAAAAGCCCATTTGGTTGGTTGTCCACACCAGCCAGCAGGAGGAGCTAGAAGTGTTGATAGATCATGCGCAAGATTTGGCGAAAATAGAGCAGGTAGAGCCTGAAATAGTGATTCTGTCCGACCTATCGGTAGAAATTCCGACCAATGCTCATTTGCTTTCGGAAGAAAATCCTATTGACTGGTTTCCTTATGCCGAGAAGGTTTTTACCGCAGCGGGTTTCAATACTTGGTATCAACTGCAGAGATGGAGAGAGAAACATATCGCTATTCCCTTTCCCCGAAAGTTCGACGATCAGTTTTGGAGAATAGCGAATGTGTAGGTTTTGAGTAAAGGGGCTAGCTTTCTATAAAAATAAGCGCTTCTACTAGTTCCTTTTCAGTGTCAATTCCCTTGCCCAACTTTTTGAAATAGCCTTTCAACTCCGATTTCTTTTCGGGGAAAAGCTTCATTACAGCACCTTTGCTCAAGCCTATTTTTTCGTAGCCATTTTTGGTTTTTATGTAGAGTTTATCTGTTTTTTGGTATTCGTCATATGTTTTTCCTTGCGCATAGGCGCCCTCGTAGTTAGCTTTTTTATAGATCACATTGGTCTTTTTTACCAACTTCGTTTCACCATCGTAAAGCACTTCGCAAAATAACTCTCGCCCCTCTTTTAAACCTAGTTCCGTAGGTTTGAAACGCACAAAAAGTGCTGCCCCAGAGTTGCCTGTTGCAACGAATTTCTTTATTTGTGTACTGTATAAAATTCTCACCGTCTTGTTAGGAGAAAGGAGGTGTATCTCATCGTTTTCTGCATTATAATTCAACTTCAGTCCCTCCTTGTATTCCGTTCCATTTTCCAAGTAAATTTCACAAGGTATCCATTCCTCAAACAAAAAAGGAGATCCTTTCACGCCTTCGTAGCGGTTATCGAAGCCCAATGCTCCCACCGTGTTTGGCGTGAGGGTTCCTATCTGGTTCAGGTTTGTCTGCGCATCCAAGGTATTGGTTTGGGCAATTGCAAACGAGCTTGATATTATCAGTAAAGTTACGAGTACGAGCTGTTTAGTAGTTTTCATTCTATGTATAGTTTTGATTGAAATATACGACAATACTATTTATTAATCTATAACAAAGAAAAGTTGTTTTGCTGATTTGATAAACCTGTAAGGTTTTTTAAAACCTTACAGGTTTGATTTGAATGTTTACGGCTAGCTTTTTACTAGCTTTGCGACTTCTAAAAATATAGATTATGATTTCAGTTGATAATTTAGCCGTTGAGTTCAGCGGTTCTACCTTGTTTAGTGAGGTGTCTTTTGTGGTAAACCCTACCGATAAAATAGCCTTGATGGGCAAAAACGGTGCGGGTAAATCGACCATGATGAAGATAGTGGCGGGGGAGCAAAAGCCTACCCGTGGGCATGTGCGTGCGCCCAAAGATGCGGTAATTGCTTATTTGCCACAGCATTTGCTCACCGAAGATAATTGTACGGTGTTTGAAGAAGCAGCCAAGGCTTTTAAGCAGGTGTTTGAAATGCGCGACCAAATGGCGGAGTTGAACCATGCCCTCGAAACCCGAACAGATTATGAAAGCGCCGAGTACATGGCCATCATTGAAAAAGTTTCTGATTTGGGCGAAAAGTACTACCAGCTAGAGGATGTAAATTACGATGCTGAGGTGGAAAAAGCCTTGAAGGGTTTGGGTTTCAAGCCTGAGGATTTTACCCGCCAAACTAAAGAATTTAGCGGTGGGTGGCGGATGCGAATTGAGCTAGCGAAGATTTTGTTGCAAAAGCCTGACCTGATCTTGCTTGATGAGCCTACCAACCACATCGACATAGAATCGGTGATCTGGCTGGAAGATTTTTTGGTGAACAAGGCCAATGCGGTAATGGTCATCTCTCACGATAGGGCTTTTATCGACAATATTACCAATCGCACCATTGAGGTGACGATGGGGAAAATTTACGATTATAAGGCGAATTATTCGCATTACCTCCAACTAAGGGAAGACCGCAGGCAGCACCAGATAAAAGCATACCAAGAGCAGCAGAAGTTTATAGCCGACAACATGGCTTTTATAGAGCGTTTTAAAGGAACATATTCCAAAACCAACCAAGTGAACTCTCGTGAGCGGATGTTGGAAAAATTGGAAAAAATAGAGATTGATGAGGTAGATACTTCGGCTTTGAAGCTCCGTTTCCCGCCAGCTCCTCGTTCGGGCGATCATCCTGTAACAGTCAGCGATGTATCCAAATCGTATGGGGATAAAGTGGTATTCAAAAATGCGAGTATGTCTATTTCTAGGGGTGAAAAGGTTGCTTTTGTGGGAAGGAACGGAGAAGGGAAATCGACCATGATCAAAGCTATTTTGAAGGAGATAGAGGTAGAAGGGACGTGCCAGTTGGGGCACAATGTGAAAGTGGGCTATTTTGCCCAAAACCAAGCTTCTTTATTAGATCCTAATCTGACTATTTTCCAAACTGTAGATGAGGTAGCCGAAGGAGATGTCCGTACCCAAATCAAGAATATCCTAGGTGGGTTTATGTTCCAAGGCGATGATATTGACAAGAAAGTTAGCGTACTTTCGGGTGGGGAAAAAACAAGGCTGGCGATGGTGAAGCTCTTACTTGAGCCTGTAAACTTGCTCATATTGGATGAACCGACCAACCATCTCGATCTGAAGTCGAAAGATGTGCTCAAGGAAGCGCTAAAAGCTTTTGATGGTACGCTGATTTTGGTTTCCCATGACAGAGACTTCTTGAAAGGGCTTTCCCAAAAAGTATTCGAATTCAAAGACAAGCGGGTAATTGAGCATTTTGAAACAATTGACGCTTTCTTGGAGCGCAATAGGATCAAAAGCATTGCCGAGATCAACCTGATGAAGTAGGGGTTAAGTATCTTTCAAGAAATCATAAAAGGAAAAGCGAAAGCTTTTCCTTTTTTTGTACTAAGCTATTCAGAATGCCCATAAAAATATTTGCTTATTCTGTAACAAAACCTACTGTTTGTTTGGCGGATTCCCAGCTATTTTCTACATTGAAAAACTAACCTCAAAAACCGGTGCATACAAACAGACTCTCCAGCCAGCTGCATTTCAACCATTTCAGAGTATAAACTCCGCTAATCTAATAGGTTACAAGTTCTATTCTGTAGCGAATTTCAATACAATTCTATCATCTCATAACACTAAAAAAAGTAAAATTATGGCTAAGAATTCCTCGGCTGTGAAAAGCCAGTTAAAAACAATTGAACAATTTATAAAAGATATTCGCTTGCAAGTGCAAGAAGAGCGGAGTAAAGGACCAGAGCTGAAAGAAGAGTTGTCGGAAAAGCTTGTGCAGGCAGAGCTGAAGCAAGCAGGCATACGAAAAAAGATAAAGTCGGCGAAGGAGCAGAGCAAGAAGAGAAAAAAGGAGATAGATGAGTGGAAAAAATGGTACAATGAGATTGAGCAATTGGACAAAATGGAAGAGTTGAAGCAACTCAATGAAGAAGTAGCTTGGCGGGCTGCCGATATAGCGAAAAAAGAAGGAGAGATTAATGCGAACTATGTAAAGCTTTTGGAGTCGGAAGGGGAATGCGAGCAACTGAAAATCCGCTTGGAAGCACTAAATGAAGTTCCAGCCGATGTGGAAATAGACGAAGACCCTCGCCTGAAAGACTTGCTGGGAGAGCGAGATACACTCAAAGCCAAATTGAGCAAAAAAGCTTAGTACTTACCTCGCTTCTACCGCAATAGAAGCACTTTTTTATTCTTATTTACCTCATTCTTAAAAAGACTTAATCTTATGAGTTTCATATCCGATTTGCAAGGGATGTACAGTCCTGCTACCAGTTCCCTTGTGTTAAAAACTTCCCAATTAGGTACTGTGGGGACTTTGCTCCAGGCCATGGTGGGAAGCCCCCAACTTGAATTTACCGGAGTAGCCCAAGCTCCTTCCGAGGACTCAGGAAAAATCACTTTTACGGCAGCAGGACTCGAACTTGTGGGCGTGGTTCCTGCCTTGCTTTTCCCAACCGAAAAAACTACAACCGTTTCGGTCACAGTTTACGAAGCAGAAACAGATCCAGTAATCGTAATCCGGCTTTCCCTCTCGGCTACGTGGTCTTTTGTTGATCTTGTTCCGGGCTTGTCCCAAACCTTTTTGGCTGAGCTAGGCTTGAACTCTGGCAGCGATGAACCTTCTTCCTTTTTACTTCTTTCTACAGGTAACATATTAGAACCTGAGTTGGAGATAGAACTGGAAAAAGGGATAAACTGGGTAGGGGGAATGGATGAAAGCAAGGGGATTTTAACCCCTGTAAAATGGTTGTTGGGAACGGGAATAAAAGCCATTGGTTCTATAGAACTCTTGCCCAATTCCTTGCCCGCAGTTTCCATTGAACTAGCATTGCCCGATATCCAAACCGATTTGGTAGGGCCATTTGAAGGAATGGAAGTATCGCTACAAGCAGTGATTGTTTTCGATCCTAGTTCCGAGGGGCTGGTTGATGGCTTGAGCATCAGCGCATCGCTCCAGTGGGCAGATGGTGAGGCGGTATTTACAGGAGTTTTGCCCTCAGCTTTGTCAAATACGTTGGAGTTTATGTCGGAAGGCAGGCTTCCTTTACCAACTCCAAATGACCTAGATCGCTATTTTGGAGGGGAAAGTATTACCCAGCATTTACCCGCTCAATTTACCGCAGTATTAAATTCCATTCAAGTTGCGGAAGTTTCCCTTGGAATTGATTTGGATACCAAGCAGTTGATCTACGCCCAAGCGGTGTTGGCTACCAAAGAAGAAGCTTCATTTGCCCTCATCCCCGATATGGTAGAGATCAGCCAAGTGGAGTTTGCGATAGATATAGAATGGGAAGACGGTGAAATGGAATCTACCCATTTTTTGGAAGGAATATTTAGCATAGGAGATGTGGACTTAGGGGCTTCAGTCGATTTGGTGCTGACCCCAAGAATGAACGAACTGACGGCGCTTATTCAGTTGGATGAAGAAGATGTGTTGGATTTGCCCACCATTGCCAAGAAATTTGGTTTGCCAAAAGGCGCACCTAAAATGCGAGTGGAAGACTTCGATATGCGAGCCTCCATTTCGGGCATTTTCTTGATCCAAGCCGATTTGGCGGATTTCACCATCGACCAAGATTTTGTGCTAAATGCTCTTACTTTCGACTTGGAATACGATGGGGAAGAAATGAACATGGAGATGTTAGGGGAAATGGAAATGGAAATAGCAGGGGTGAGTGCTTCGGTAGCCATTTCCAACGAAAATGGATGGGCGGTTTCTGCTCAGACCGAAGAAGAAGACCTTATTTCGGTAGGAGGTTTGTTTACCAAATTTGAAAAAATTTATGGCAGCGTATTTCCTGTCCCCGATTTCCTGAAAAACCTTTCCGTGGTCAATTTGGATATGTTTTTCAATTTCAAATCCAAAGAATTTTCTTTTGCCGGTGCCATCCAGTCGGCTGTGATGGGCGAAGAAGACGAGGCAGTTTGGCAGATCCCTTTTGGTGACGACGAGCTGGCAATTGGGCGCTTGAACTTCTACGTTCAGAAAGAAACTGGCGGTGTAAAAATGAAGTTTTCGGGAGGGGCGACCATGTTTGGATCTACCCTTACAGTAGCTGCGGAATTGGATAAAAAGATGCAGATAAGCGCCAGTGCTACCAATGTAAACCTAACGGGCATAATAGATGCTCTGCTTGGGGATATCGACTTCCCGCCCGAAGTACCCGACGTAGTGTTTGATACGGTGGAAATGACCGTGACGCCTTCTACCAAAGAAGTGGTCTTTTCGGCAAGCGCTACCGAAGATTGGGAAGTTCCATTGGGGGTTGCAGGCTTCTTGATAGAAGATTTGCAACTTAGCCTAGAGCGAAAAGCAATTGCTGGAGGAAAGTTCAAAACTACGGGCACGCTAAGCGGA
It encodes:
- a CDS encoding ABC-F family ATP-binding cassette domain-containing protein encodes the protein MISVDNLAVEFSGSTLFSEVSFVVNPTDKIALMGKNGAGKSTMMKIVAGEQKPTRGHVRAPKDAVIAYLPQHLLTEDNCTVFEEAAKAFKQVFEMRDQMAELNHALETRTDYESAEYMAIIEKVSDLGEKYYQLEDVNYDAEVEKALKGLGFKPEDFTRQTKEFSGGWRMRIELAKILLQKPDLILLDEPTNHIDIESVIWLEDFLVNKANAVMVISHDRAFIDNITNRTIEVTMGKIYDYKANYSHYLQLREDRRQHQIKAYQEQQKFIADNMAFIERFKGTYSKTNQVNSRERMLEKLEKIEIDEVDTSALKLRFPPAPRSGDHPVTVSDVSKSYGDKVVFKNASMSISRGEKVAFVGRNGEGKSTMIKAILKEIEVEGTCQLGHNVKVGYFAQNQASLLDPNLTIFQTVDEVAEGDVRTQIKNILGGFMFQGDDIDKKVSVLSGGEKTRLAMVKLLLEPVNLLILDEPTNHLDLKSKDVLKEALKAFDGTLILVSHDRDFLKGLSQKVFEFKDKRVIEHFETIDAFLERNRIKSIAEINLMK